One region of Polaribacter pectinis genomic DNA includes:
- the gldJ gene encoding gliding motility lipoprotein GldJ, protein MRNILKISLVVLTTMLLANCNRSTSGKSKLTGLAFNDPNNGNFIRGNSFEGQKPPLGMVAVEGGSFTMGQVQDDVMFDWNTTPKKMHIRSFFMDETEVTNSEYFLYIQYMKQVFPPSEEKYKHVYSSVLPDTLVWRKSLGNTDILSDNYLRHPAYADYPVVGVSWLQANQYCKWRTDAVNLKTLIDKGYLENIFKNDSIRNFFDTDVFLADSDKLFDGDTTIYKRGVRTRGSKVNRGEFQGRKITQADGILSQKFRLPTEAEWEFAAKANIENREYNNIRGRKKYAWDGKYSREKNKRFRGDQLANFKQGQGEYSGLSGWSSDGSDIPIRVKAYPPNGFGLYDMSGNVAEWVADVYRPIIDNEANDFNYFRGNIFTKKMINEDGKVVIAGGTSEGSEVEYDTLPNGKIVPKQIPGSVKYIPITKDDTTLRRNFTVSDNSDIGDGDLNSSRFYEDDEEQFGSRPSMYNSPKRPTRETDSNGNEVLVNDSKKRTTLISDRTRVYKGGSWSDREYWLDPAQRRYLPEYMATNYIGFRCVTDKVGPMTYKKRKVRNPSR, encoded by the coding sequence ATGAGAAATATATTAAAAATATCTTTAGTTGTATTAACAACAATGCTTTTAGCTAACTGTAACAGATCTACTTCTGGTAAATCTAAATTAACAGGTTTAGCTTTTAACGACCCAAATAATGGTAACTTTATTAGAGGCAATTCTTTTGAAGGACAAAAACCACCTCTTGGTATGGTTGCTGTTGAAGGAGGTTCTTTTACAATGGGACAAGTGCAAGATGATGTTATGTTCGATTGGAACACAACGCCAAAGAAAATGCATATTCGTTCATTTTTTATGGATGAAACAGAAGTTACAAACTCTGAATATTTTCTATATATCCAGTACATGAAACAAGTTTTTCCTCCATCTGAAGAAAAATACAAGCATGTGTATAGTTCTGTTTTACCAGACACTTTGGTTTGGAGAAAAAGTTTAGGGAATACAGATATTTTATCTGATAACTATTTACGTCATCCTGCATATGCAGATTACCCAGTTGTTGGTGTTAGTTGGTTACAAGCGAACCAATATTGTAAATGGAGAACTGATGCTGTAAACTTAAAAACTTTAATTGATAAAGGCTATTTAGAAAACATTTTTAAAAATGATTCTATTAGAAACTTTTTTGATACAGATGTATTTTTAGCAGATTCAGATAAATTATTTGATGGAGATACAACAATCTATAAGCGTGGAGTTAGAACAAGAGGCTCAAAAGTTAATAGAGGAGAATTCCAAGGAAGAAAAATTACACAAGCAGATGGTATTTTAAGTCAGAAATTTAGGTTACCAACAGAAGCTGAATGGGAATTTGCTGCAAAAGCAAATATTGAAAATAGAGAATACAACAACATTAGAGGTAGAAAAAAATATGCTTGGGATGGTAAGTATTCTAGAGAGAAAAACAAAAGATTTAGAGGAGATCAATTAGCAAACTTTAAACAAGGCCAAGGTGAATACAGTGGTTTATCTGGATGGAGCTCAGACGGTTCTGATATTCCTATTAGAGTTAAAGCATACCCACCAAATGGTTTTGGATTGTATGACATGTCTGGAAACGTGGCAGAATGGGTTGCAGATGTTTACAGACCAATTATAGACAATGAAGCTAACGACTTCAATTATTTTAGAGGTAACATTTTTACTAAAAAAATGATTAATGAAGATGGTAAAGTTGTTATTGCTGGAGGTACTTCTGAAGGATCTGAAGTTGAATATGATACATTACCTAATGGTAAAATTGTACCAAAACAAATACCAGGTTCTGTAAAATACATACCAATTACTAAAGATGATACAACTTTAAGAAGAAACTTTACTGTTTCTGATAATTCAGATATTGGTGATGGAGACTTAAATTCTTCTCGTTTTTATGAAGATGATGAAGAACAATTTGGTTCTAGACCTAGTATGTATAATTCACCAAAAAGACCAACTAGAGAAACTGACTCTAATGGTAATGAAGTTTTAGTGAACGATTCTAAAAAGAGAACAACTCTTATTAGCGATAGAACTAGAGTTTACAAAGGTGGTTCTTGGTCTGATAGAGAATACTGGCTTGATCCTGCACAAAGAAGATATTTACCAGAATACATGGCTACAAACTATATAGGTTTTAGATGTGTTACTGACAAAGTTGGCCCAATGACTTATAAGAAAAGAAAAGTTAGAAATCCAAGTAGATAA
- the porU gene encoding type IX secretion system sortase PorU translates to MKRHILLLFFSFFVQIIYSQVSNSVLSSGDWYKFSVDTTGVFKIDKNLLQQIGVSTNGLNPKKIHIYGNGGNLLPTLNSDFRYDDLQENAIYIEGEDDGSFDNSDFILFYAKGPHDWDVDVANETARHRQNIYSDEAYYFITVNNNDGKRIQQKAPITTSANTQITNFDDFTFYEKEEKNILEAGTQWFFNNDLNIENTQNFKIPFPNSVPNENLKIRVRGVSTSVASSTLNVTANNIDVFTLTFTPVNPISLTKATTSERLGSFLNSSNVVDVSITYNNNGNPSANAFLDFIEIIGKKQLLADSKQFSFRSFNQANSSGIVDFQIQNANNIFQVWDVTNSINPENISNENTTSGFSFKDNAGSLKEYIVLNENDFYIPKTIQNAKVVNQNLHGLKDINYIVITDSELSGQAQRLADYHQNNSNLTTKVVQLDEIYNEFSSGSKDITGIRDFLKHVYVTNSSTEKKLKYVCFFGDASFDYKDRVSGNNNVVPVKLSESSFNLASSYVTDDFFVMLDDNEGNMLSSHTIDVASSRIPVSTITQAQDVVDKILSYYSKQSIGDWRNTITLLADDIDEPGEEVLEQGVESIADEIKANKPIFNINKIYSDAYVQQNSSGGERYPEVNKAITNAIEKGTLVFDYFGHGGEDGFASEKILDKPQVQGFNNPNTLPLLITVTCDFSRFDNPNRTTAGELTLWNKSGGAASMITTTREVFIFTGQRFNEDLIRVLLEFNDEDLTISESLVKAKNQFSSTQKFFIYSFGDPAMKLAIPEPNVRITKMNDVDITQSLDTLKALSKVRFEGVVVDNSDAVLTDFNGSLSTTVFDKSLNKTTLDNDGFGIKMTFDTQDSKLFRGKSTIEKGTFKFDFIVPKDIKIAYGKGKLSFYAENGETDKAGYNFDVVVGGIDENAPDDTLGPEIKLFMNDESFIDGGNTNASPNLIAVLSDASGINTSITAVDHDIVGILDGDTTNPIILNDFYQTELNDFTNGKVNYRLRDLEVGPHVLKIKAWDTYNNSSEATLNFVVVSDAILNLENVLNYPNPFVNYTEFWFNHNKPNEPLEVQVQIFTVSGKLVKTINQNIQTTGNLARSITWNGLDDFGNKIGKGVYIYKLKVKSTISNLVSEKYEKLVILQ, encoded by the coding sequence ATGAAAAGACATATTTTATTACTTTTTTTTAGCTTTTTTGTACAGATAATTTATTCACAAGTTAGCAATTCTGTGCTTTCTTCTGGAGATTGGTATAAGTTTTCTGTTGATACAACTGGTGTTTTTAAAATAGATAAAAACTTGTTGCAACAAATAGGTGTTTCTACTAATGGTTTAAATCCTAAAAAAATTCATATCTATGGTAATGGTGGTAATTTATTGCCTACTTTAAATTCTGATTTCAGATATGATGATTTACAAGAAAATGCCATATATATTGAAGGAGAAGATGATGGAAGTTTTGATAATTCTGATTTTATTCTCTTTTATGCAAAAGGACCACATGATTGGGACGTTGATGTAGCAAATGAAACAGCAAGACACAGACAAAATATTTATTCGGATGAGGCTTATTACTTTATAACAGTTAACAATAATGATGGAAAGAGAATTCAGCAAAAAGCTCCAATAACTACAAGTGCAAATACCCAAATTACCAATTTTGATGATTTTACTTTTTACGAAAAAGAAGAAAAGAATATCCTAGAAGCTGGTACACAATGGTTTTTTAATAATGATTTAAATATTGAAAACACACAAAATTTTAAAATTCCTTTTCCTAATTCAGTCCCTAATGAAAACCTTAAAATTAGAGTAAGAGGCGTTTCTACTTCTGTTGCTTCATCTACATTAAATGTAACAGCAAATAATATTGATGTTTTTACCCTTACATTTACTCCAGTAAATCCAATTTCATTAACAAAAGCAACAACTTCAGAAAGATTGGGCAGTTTTTTAAACTCTTCTAATGTTGTAGATGTTTCTATAACATATAATAATAATGGCAATCCATCTGCAAATGCATTTTTAGACTTTATAGAAATTATAGGTAAAAAGCAATTACTTGCAGATAGTAAACAGTTTTCTTTTAGAAGTTTTAATCAAGCAAATTCTTCAGGAATAGTAGATTTTCAAATACAAAATGCTAATAATATTTTTCAGGTTTGGGATGTTACAAATTCAATAAACCCAGAAAATATTTCAAATGAAAACACAACTTCTGGTTTTAGTTTTAAAGATAATGCGGGTAGTTTAAAAGAATACATTGTTTTAAATGAGAATGATTTTTATATTCCAAAAACAATTCAAAATGCTAAAGTTGTCAATCAAAATTTACATGGTTTAAAAGACATCAATTATATTGTAATTACAGATTCAGAATTATCTGGTCAAGCACAAAGATTGGCAGATTACCATCAAAATAATTCTAATTTAACTACAAAGGTTGTGCAACTAGATGAGATTTATAATGAGTTCTCTTCAGGTTCTAAAGATATTACTGGAATTAGAGATTTTCTAAAACATGTGTATGTAACCAATTCATCAACAGAAAAAAAACTAAAGTATGTGTGTTTTTTTGGTGATGCTTCTTTCGATTATAAAGATAGAGTTTCAGGAAATAATAATGTTGTTCCTGTAAAATTATCAGAAAGCAGTTTTAATTTGGCAAGCTCTTATGTTACAGACGACTTTTTTGTAATGTTAGATGATAATGAAGGCAATATGCTTTCTTCACATACAATAGATGTTGCATCTAGTAGAATTCCAGTTTCTACAATTACTCAAGCACAAGATGTGGTAGATAAAATTCTTTCTTATTATAGTAAGCAATCTATAGGCGATTGGCGTAATACAATTACTTTATTAGCAGATGATATAGATGAACCTGGTGAAGAAGTTCTTGAGCAAGGTGTAGAATCTATTGCAGATGAAATTAAGGCAAACAAACCTATCTTTAATATCAATAAAATTTATTCTGATGCTTATGTACAGCAAAACTCTTCTGGAGGAGAACGTTACCCAGAAGTAAATAAAGCAATTACAAATGCCATAGAAAAAGGAACTTTAGTTTTCGATTATTTTGGTCATGGAGGAGAAGATGGTTTCGCTTCCGAAAAGATTTTAGATAAACCACAAGTACAAGGTTTTAATAACCCAAATACACTACCTCTTTTAATTACAGTAACTTGCGACTTTTCTAGATTCGACAACCCAAATAGAACTACTGCAGGAGAACTCACTTTATGGAATAAATCTGGTGGAGCAGCAAGTATGATTACCACTACAAGAGAAGTTTTTATTTTTACAGGTCAACGTTTTAATGAAGACTTAATACGAGTTTTATTAGAATTTAATGATGAAGATTTAACCATTTCAGAATCATTAGTAAAAGCAAAAAATCAGTTTTCTAGTACACAAAAATTCTTTATTTATTCTTTTGGAGACCCAGCAATGAAATTGGCAATTCCAGAACCAAATGTTCGTATCACAAAAATGAATGATGTAGATATTACACAATCTTTAGATACTTTAAAAGCACTTTCTAAAGTTCGTTTCGAAGGTGTAGTTGTAGATAATTCTGATGCAGTTTTAACTGATTTTAATGGCTCTTTATCTACCACAGTTTTCGATAAATCTTTAAATAAGACAACTTTAGATAATGATGGTTTTGGAATTAAAATGACTTTCGATACACAAGATAGTAAATTGTTTAGAGGTAAATCTACCATAGAAAAGGGTACTTTTAAATTCGATTTTATTGTGCCAAAAGATATTAAAATAGCTTACGGAAAAGGAAAATTGAGTTTTTACGCAGAAAATGGAGAAACAGATAAAGCAGGATATAATTTTGATGTTGTAGTTGGAGGTATTGATGAAAACGCACCAGATGATACTTTGGGACCAGAAATAAAACTATTTATGAATGATGAATCTTTTATAGATGGTGGTAATACAAACGCCTCTCCTAATTTAATAGCTGTTTTATCAGACGCAAGCGGAATAAATACATCTATTACAGCTGTAGATCATGATATTGTAGGTATTTTAGATGGAGATACTACAAACCCAATAATTTTAAATGATTTTTATCAAACAGAATTAAACGATTTTACCAACGGAAAGGTAAATTACAGATTAAGAGATTTAGAAGTTGGGCCACATGTATTAAAAATAAAAGCTTGGGACACGTACAATAATTCATCCGAAGCAACGTTAAACTTCGTGGTTGTAAGCGATGCTATATTAAATTTAGAAAACGTTTTAAATTATCCAAATCCTTTTGTAAATTACACAGAATTTTGGTTCAACCATAACAAACCTAATGAACCATTAGAAGTTCAAGTACAAATTTTTACTGTTTCTGGTAAATTGGTAAAAACAATCAACCAAAATATACAAACAACTGGTAATTTAGCTAGAAGTATTACATGGAATGGACTGGACGATTTTGGAAATAAAATAGGAAAAGGAGTCTATATATATAAGTTAAAAGTAAAATCAACAATTAGCAATTTAGTATCAGAGAAGTACGAAAAATTAGTAATACTTCAATAA
- the porV gene encoding type IX secretion system outer membrane channel protein PorV — protein sequence MKKAGIYILICIFGIAKINAQTEIDTREVGGITTAMPFLLIIPDARAGGMGDIGVATSADAFSLFHNPSKMAFSNRQVKAGITYSPWLRNLTDDIFTGSLAYMNRFSENAAWGADLKYFSLGQIDLTDSQGNSNGTINPNELALTGSYALKLSETFSMGVSLKYLRSNLTLTGVQGNLQPINSFAVDVSGYYQSLEENYGNFNGRYRLGFNIANIGPKVSYVPGTDQDDFIPTNLKLGGGFDFILDDYNIISTNIEFTKLLVPSPQPDGSDQDKGWIEGIFSSFGDAPGGSSEEIKEFTYALGAEYLYNNAFALRAGYFHESETKGNRQFFTLGGGFKTNALNIDLSYLINSSDVNNPLENSLRFSLSFDLGEVFEDY from the coding sequence ATGAAAAAAGCAGGAATTTATATTTTAATTTGCATTTTCGGAATAGCAAAAATTAACGCACAAACAGAAATTGATACAAGAGAAGTTGGCGGAATAACAACAGCAATGCCGTTTCTTTTAATTATTCCAGATGCAAGAGCAGGTGGAATGGGAGATATTGGTGTGGCAACTTCTGCAGATGCTTTTTCACTGTTTCATAATCCATCTAAAATGGCATTTAGTAACAGACAAGTAAAAGCTGGTATTACATATTCTCCATGGTTACGTAATTTAACAGATGATATTTTTACAGGAAGTTTAGCGTACATGAACCGTTTTAGCGAAAATGCAGCTTGGGGAGCAGATTTAAAATATTTTTCTTTAGGACAAATAGACTTAACAGATAGCCAAGGAAATTCTAACGGAACAATTAACCCAAATGAATTGGCATTAACAGGTTCTTATGCATTAAAATTAAGTGAAACTTTTTCTATGGGAGTTTCTTTAAAATATTTGCGTTCTAATTTAACACTTACAGGAGTTCAGGGAAATTTACAACCAATAAACTCTTTTGCTGTGGATGTTTCTGGATATTACCAATCTTTAGAGGAAAACTACGGAAACTTTAACGGACGTTACAGGTTAGGTTTTAATATTGCTAATATTGGGCCAAAAGTATCTTACGTTCCAGGAACTGACCAAGACGATTTCATTCCAACAAACTTAAAATTAGGTGGTGGTTTCGATTTTATTTTAGACGATTATAACATCATTTCTACTAATATTGAATTCACAAAACTATTAGTTCCAAGTCCACAACCAGATGGTTCAGACCAAGATAAAGGTTGGATTGAAGGAATTTTTAGTTCTTTTGGAGATGCTCCAGGAGGTTCTAGTGAAGAAATTAAAGAATTTACATATGCCTTAGGGGCAGAATACCTTTATAATAATGCTTTTGCTTTAAGAGCAGGTTATTTTCATGAAAGTGAAACAAAAGGAAATAGACAATTTTTTACTTTAGGTGGAGGGTTTAAAACCAATGCATTAAATATTGATTTATCCTATTTAATCAATTCTTCAGATGTAAATAATCCCTTAGAAAACTCACTTCGTTTTTCTTTATCTTTTGATTTAGGAGAAGTTTTCGAAGATTATTAA
- the cdd gene encoding cytidine deaminase has protein sequence MKKIEVSASAEIYKDVSELSSEDKMLMEKAIEIRKTAYAPYSKFNVGAALLLENNEVVLGNNQESAAYPSGMCAERVAIWKAGSSFPGIKIKKLAISASSSITKVDKPVGPCGACRQTLSEYEINQKQPFPVIFMGEVGEIVKTESLLSLLPFSFDSSYL, from the coding sequence ATGAAAAAAATAGAAGTTTCAGCATCAGCAGAAATTTATAAAGATGTTTCAGAACTTTCATCAGAAGATAAAATGCTGATGGAAAAAGCAATAGAAATAAGAAAAACGGCATATGCACCTTACTCTAAATTTAATGTTGGTGCAGCATTGTTGTTAGAGAATAACGAAGTTGTTTTAGGAAACAACCAAGAAAGTGCAGCATATCCTTCAGGAATGTGTGCAGAAAGAGTCGCTATTTGGAAAGCGGGTTCTAGTTTTCCAGGAATTAAAATTAAAAAACTAGCAATTTCTGCAAGTTCATCTATTACAAAAGTAGACAAACCTGTTGGGCCTTGTGGAGCTTGTAGACAAACGTTATCAGAATACGAAATAAATCAGAAACAACCTTTCCCCGTAATTTTTATGGGAGAAGTTGGTGAAATAGTTAAAACAGAATCGTTACTTTCTTTGTTACCTTTTTCTTTTGATAGCTCATATCTATAA
- a CDS encoding group III truncated hemoglobin, whose protein sequence is MKPDISSRKDIKFIITKFYDLLLVDEKMIPFFEDIVSQNHLEEHLEVISDFWNDILFDTATYKNNTMQKHLDKNAFVKFQKEHFTIWTSYLFETIDANFDGEISHNMKNRARSIGTVMQLKMGLYKD, encoded by the coding sequence ATGAAACCAGATATTTCTTCACGTAAAGACATTAAATTTATCATAACAAAGTTTTACGATTTGTTATTGGTTGATGAAAAAATGATTCCATTTTTCGAAGACATTGTTTCACAAAATCATTTAGAAGAACATTTAGAAGTTATTTCAGATTTTTGGAATGATATTTTATTTGACACAGCAACCTACAAGAACAATACCATGCAAAAACATTTAGATAAAAATGCTTTTGTAAAGTTCCAAAAAGAACATTTCACCATTTGGACATCGTATTTATTTGAAACAATTGATGCTAATTTCGATGGTGAAATTTCCCACAATATGAAGAATAGGGCAAGATCTATTGGGACAGTTATGCAATTAAAAATGGGACTTTACAAAGACTAA
- a CDS encoding 3-oxoacyl-ACP synthase III family protein: MISSKITGTGTYIPSIQKENAAFANEHFLNEDGSTFSSENEIIIDKFKTITGIEERRYSKPEYTTSDLAFFASQKAIEDAKVNPEELDYIILAHNFGDVKQGAIQSDILPSLATRVKYRLGIENPNCVAYDILFGCPGWVEGVIQAQAFIKAGIAKKCLVIGAETLSRVIDKHDRDSMIFSDGAGACIVEETNDSDSGILSHATQTFSKEEANYLYFGKSFNNEEDKNVRYIKMLGRKIYEFAITKVPAAMKIALDKSGVDIDDVKKIFIHQANEKMDEAIIKRFYRLYKKKTPEDIMPMSIHKLGNSSVATVPTLLDLVLKGKIDNHQVNKGDVIIFASVGAGMNINAIVYRY; the protein is encoded by the coding sequence ATGATTTCATCAAAAATAACAGGTACTGGTACTTATATTCCATCAATTCAAAAAGAAAATGCTGCATTTGCTAATGAACATTTTTTAAATGAAGATGGTTCTACCTTCTCATCAGAGAATGAAATTATTATAGATAAGTTTAAAACCATTACTGGTATAGAAGAAAGACGTTATTCAAAACCAGAATATACTACTTCAGACCTGGCATTTTTTGCTTCACAAAAAGCAATAGAAGATGCAAAAGTAAATCCAGAAGAATTAGATTATATCATATTAGCTCACAATTTTGGAGACGTAAAACAAGGAGCTATCCAAAGTGACATTCTTCCAAGTTTAGCAACAAGGGTTAAATACAGATTAGGTATAGAAAACCCGAACTGTGTTGCTTACGATATTCTTTTTGGTTGCCCAGGTTGGGTAGAAGGAGTTATACAAGCACAAGCATTTATAAAAGCAGGAATTGCAAAAAAATGTTTGGTAATAGGTGCAGAAACATTGTCTAGGGTTATTGATAAACATGATAGAGATTCTATGATTTTTAGTGATGGAGCAGGAGCTTGTATTGTAGAAGAAACAAACGATTCTGATTCTGGAATTTTAAGTCATGCAACACAAACTTTTTCAAAAGAAGAAGCTAATTATTTATATTTCGGAAAATCATTTAATAACGAAGAAGATAAAAATGTACGTTATATAAAAATGTTAGGACGTAAGATTTATGAATTTGCTATTACTAAAGTTCCTGCTGCAATGAAAATTGCATTAGATAAAAGTGGAGTTGATATAGACGATGTTAAGAAGATTTTTATTCATCAAGCCAATGAAAAAATGGATGAAGCCATTATAAAAAGGTTTTATAGGTTGTATAAGAAGAAAACGCCAGAAGACATTATGCCTATGAGTATTCATAAATTAGGTAATAGTTCTGTGGCAACAGTACCAACATTATTAGACTTGGTTTTAAAAGGAAAGATAGACAATCACCAAGTAAATAAAGGAGATGTAATTATTTTTGCCTCTGTTGGAGCAGGTATGAATATTAACGCTATTGTATATAGATACTAA
- the guaA gene encoding glutamine-hydrolyzing GMP synthase, with protein MQQDHVLILDFGSQYTQLIARRVRELNIYCEIHPYNKPPQNSSDFKAVILSGSPNSVRGENVLHPDLSEIKGKKPVLAVCYGAQYLAHFSGGKVAPSNTREYGRANLSFIKNNEIFFENISEGSQVWMSHSDTIKELPTNGTLLASTKDVQNAAYKIDGEDTFAIQFHPEVYHSKDGKQLLENFLVKIANVAQTWTPDSFVEATVASIKEKVGNDKVVLGLSGGVDSTVAAVLLNKAIGENLYCIFVNNGLLRKNEFESVLAQYEGMGLNVKGVDASDRFLSALANLSDPEKKRKAIGNAFIEVFDDEAHQIKDVKWLAQGTIYPDVIESVSVNGGPSATIKSHHNVGGLPDFMKLKIVEPLRMIFKDEVRRVGASMGIDPELLGRHPFPGPGLAIRILGDVTPEKVRILQEVDAIFINGLREDGLYDKVWQAGAMLLPVNSVGVMGDERTYEKVVALRAVESTDGMTADWVNLPYEFLQKTSNKIINNVKGVNRVVYDISSKPPATIEWE; from the coding sequence ATGCAACAAGACCACGTACTTATTTTAGATTTCGGTTCGCAATACACACAACTAATTGCGAGAAGAGTAAGAGAATTAAACATTTATTGTGAAATTCATCCTTATAACAAACCACCACAAAACTCATCAGATTTTAAAGCTGTAATTTTATCAGGAAGTCCAAATTCTGTTAGAGGAGAAAATGTTTTACATCCAGATTTATCAGAAATTAAAGGGAAAAAACCTGTATTAGCAGTTTGTTATGGTGCACAGTATTTAGCACATTTTTCTGGCGGAAAAGTGGCACCTTCTAACACTAGAGAATATGGTAGAGCAAATTTATCATTTATAAAAAATAATGAAATTTTCTTTGAAAACATTTCTGAAGGAAGCCAAGTTTGGATGAGTCATTCTGATACAATTAAAGAGCTGCCAACAAATGGCACACTTTTGGCAAGTACAAAAGATGTACAAAACGCAGCTTATAAAATTGATGGAGAAGATACTTTTGCAATACAATTTCATCCAGAAGTATATCACTCTAAAGATGGAAAACAACTATTAGAAAACTTTTTAGTAAAGATTGCTAATGTTGCCCAAACATGGACTCCAGATTCTTTTGTTGAAGCTACTGTTGCATCAATAAAAGAAAAAGTAGGAAATGATAAAGTTGTTTTAGGACTTTCTGGAGGTGTAGATTCTACAGTTGCAGCAGTTTTGTTAAACAAAGCAATTGGCGAAAACCTGTATTGTATTTTTGTTAATAACGGACTTTTAAGAAAAAATGAGTTCGAAAGTGTGTTAGCGCAATACGAAGGTATGGGTTTAAACGTTAAAGGTGTAGATGCATCCGATCGTTTTTTATCTGCTTTAGCAAATTTGTCTGATCCAGAGAAGAAAAGAAAAGCAATTGGTAACGCATTTATAGAGGTTTTTGATGATGAAGCACATCAAATAAAAGATGTAAAATGGTTAGCTCAAGGTACTATTTATCCAGATGTAATTGAATCAGTTTCTGTAAACGGTGGTCCATCAGCAACTATTAAAAGTCATCATAATGTTGGAGGTTTACCAGATTTTATGAAATTGAAGATTGTAGAACCTTTAAGAATGATTTTTAAAGACGAGGTTAGAAGAGTAGGAGCTTCAATGGGAATTGATCCAGAATTATTAGGACGTCATCCTTTTCCTGGTCCAGGTTTGGCCATCAGAATTCTGGGAGATGTTACACCAGAAAAAGTTCGTATTTTACAAGAAGTAGATGCTATCTTTATTAACGGATTAAGAGAAGATGGTTTGTACGATAAAGTATGGCAAGCAGGTGCAATGTTACTTCCTGTAAACTCTGTTGGAGTAATGGGAGATGAAAGAACATATGAAAAAGTAGTAGCTTTAAGAGCAGTAGAAAGTACAGATGGAATGACGGCAGATTGGGTAAATTTACCTTATGAATTTTTGCAAAAAACGTCAAACAAAATTATAAATAATGTAAAAGGTGTAAACAGAGTTGTTTATGATATTAGCTCTAAACCACCTGCAACTATAGAATGGGAATAA